The genome window TTCTTGGCGATGCCGGAGGAGGAGGCATAGAGGTTGATCGTGCGGGTCAGCGCGCCCCGGAAGCCCGCCATATGGGTGCCGCCGTCGCGCTGGGGGATGTTGTTGGTAAAGGGCAGCACCGTCTCGTGGTAGCTGTCGTTCCACCACATCGCCACTTCCACGCCGATGCCGTCCTTCTCGCCCACCATGAAGATCGGCTCTTCCATCACCGCCGACTTGTGCCGGTCGAGGTACTTGACGAACTCGCGCACGCCGCCCTCGTAAAACAGCTCGCTTTCCAGCGCCTCCGCCGGGCGCTCGTCGCGCAGCAGGATGCGGACGCCCGAGTTGAGGAAGGCCAGTTCCCGCAGCCGGTTTTCCAGCGTCTTGAAGCTGTATTCAAGGTTCGAGAAGGTGTCCGTCGAGGCCAGAAACCGCACCTCGGTGCCCTTCCGGCCATCGGCATCGCCCACAACCTTCAGCGACTCCGCCGTGAAGCCGCCTTCAAACCGCGCCACGTGTTCCTTGCCGTTGCGCCAGATGCGCAGCTCCAGCCAGTCACTCAGCGCGTTGACGACCGAAACGCCAACCCCGTGCAGACCGCCCGACACCTTGTAGGAGTTGCTGTCAAACTTACCGCCCGCGTGGAGCTGGGTCATGATGACCTCGGCCGCCGAAACCCCCTCTTCGGGGTGCATGTCCACCGGAATCCCGCGTCCGTTGTCGCTGACGGAAACCGAATTATCGGCATGCAGCGTCACGGTTACGCGGTCAGCATGACCGGCCAGCGCCTCGTCGATGCCGTTGTCGACGACCTCATACACCATATGGTGCAGGCCCGAGCCATCGTCGGTATCCCCGATATACATGCCGGGGCGTTTGCGAACCGCCTCCAAGCCTTTGAGAACCTTGATGGAATCTGCGCCGTATTCTTCGGGTGCCTGTGGGTTTTCGGCCATGCCGCCTGTCCGTTGTTGTTGTGCCGGATTTATAGTCGGTCAGGGCAGGGATGTCACGCGGATGACACAGGTTTTCAGGGCTGATTTTCCGGGGTTTTCCCGGCCTCGAGAGCGGCGATGCGCTGGCGCATTTCATCGCGCCAGCCGGCGTCCTCCTCGCTGAGCGCGCCGCGCTCCTCCATCCGGTCCAGAACCTTCACCCCAGCGCGATAATGCTCCAGTGGTGTCTCCCCCAGTTCGGCCAGTTGGAAGTGGCTGACAAAGAGCGCGCGGGTGATGCCCATGTCCTGCGGGATTTCCTCCAGCAGCTTCACCCGGCGCGCCATGGCAAGGTGGTGCTCGGCAATCGCCGCCGCCGTCTGCCCGGTCTCCGCGAGCACATTGGCGATCAGCTCATGGCTCACGCTCACGAGGTATTCCACGTGATAGCGGTTGGCCCCGGTCGCCAGCAGGTCTTCGCGCCGGCGCAACGCCTCGCGGTGGTGGCGCAGCGCCTCTTCGGGCCGCTCGCTCCAGCGGGCAAAGTCGCCCCAGAGCGCCTCGGTGAAGGCGCCCCAATAGGCGGCCTCGTAATTTTCGCCATCCGCGAGAACCGCGTCGAACAGGGTGAGCGCATCGGCAAACCAGGTTTCGATCTGATCGCTGCGGTTCAGCCGCGTCTCCGCCTCCGCCAGCCGCATCAGCGCCATGGCCAGCTCACCTCGCCGGTCGGGTCGGCCAAGCTCTTGCGCGGTCAGGCTGCGGATCACCTGCACCAGCTCGTTCTGCGTTTCGGCCGCGCCCTCCCAATAGCCCAGCCCGATCTGCACATCGCCCAGCCGGTGCAGGTTCTGCGCATGGCGGGCCTTGGAGCGCAGGCTGTCGGACTGGAAGGAGGCCAGCAGGCTCGAGTAATCCGCCGCCACCGCGTAGTCGTCCAGCGCCACCTCGGGCTTGCCCCGCCGCGCGGCAAGCTGGCCCCGGGCGGTGTGCATGTCGGCATAATCCCACATCCAGACCACGTTGGCGCTGTTCAGCTCAAACAGCGCATCCATCGCCGCAATCGCCTCGGCGTAGAGATCGAGGGCGCTGTCCCACTCATTCTCGAAGCTCTGCTGGGTGGCATAGAGCGCGCGGGCCTTGGCCAGCTCAAACTTGTAGTCGGCATTGCCCGGATCGAGCGCGGTGAGCGGTTCAAGCAGGCCGATGGCATCGGTCAGGCTCCTCGTGGCGGCGGCGTGGTCAAGCTCGCGCATCTGCGCATCGCCAAGGCTGGCAAGCGCGGCGGCATAGCGCTGCCGCACCTCCACCACCTGCGGGTCCTTCTCGTAGAGCACCCGCAGAAACTCGACCATCCGCTCGAGGTAAGCCCGCGCGGTGGTGAACTCGAGGTCGTCCAGTGCCGCCCGCCCCGCCTTGGTGCCGATCCGCCCGATCTGCAACGCCACCCTCGCCTGCCCGGCGTTGACCCGCGACCCGTCGCCAAACAGCTCCAGCCCCTTCCAGAACGTCTCGAAAGCCTCGGCAGGCTTGCCCACCGCCATCTGCGCATCGCCCAGCCGCTCGTAGCTCGCGGAGAGGTTCAGCAGGTCTTCCATCTCGCTCGGGCGTTCGGGCAGCACGGCGATGATGCGCTCGGTGGCGCGGGTGTAGGTCTTCAGCGCCGCGCTGTAACCGCCCAGCGCCATGGCCGTATCGCCCACCGCCACCTCGGCCTGCCAGAGATCCAGCTCGTGCTGGCGCGGATCGGCCTTTGAATCGCCCCGCCCCAGCGCCACCACGGCCTCGGCAAAGCTGTCGATCGCAAGGTCAAACCGGCCGCCTGCCATATGGGCGTAGCCGATGTTCATATGGGCCAGAAAGACAAAGCGCGCGGCCTCCGGCGAGGGGGCAATTGCCTCCAGCACCTGTGCGGCGGCGAGCATCTCGGTGAAGGCGGCCAGCGCGCCCGCCCCATCGCCGGTGAGGCGACGCAGCTCGCCCAGCTCGCGGGCCACGTCGATCCGGGCGCGGCGGTGCTCTTCTTGCGTCACCAGCCCGGCCAGTTCCACGTGCAGCTCAGAGGCCCGCGCCAGGGCATCAATCGCCTCGCCGTAATCCAGTCGGGTGCGGGCAAACCCCGCCTTCAGCACCAGCGTGTCGGCCTCCGACAGGCGGCGCGACACGAGGTTGGCGGCCAGCGCATCGCCCGAGGCGCGGTCGCGCGCGATCGCCTTGTCGAGCGTGTCGAGCGCGCCGGTGAAATCACCCAGCGATAGCTGGCTTTCGGCCACGTCGCGCAGCTCCGCCACCTCGCCATCGGAGGCCGAAAGGCTGCGCAGTTGCGCCTGCGTCTCGTTGAAGGCCCGCGCCGCCTCGGCCAGCTTCTCGCCCCGCTCGGTGGGCGAGGCATCGGCCAGCTCCGCAGCCAGAAGCGCGCCGTAGATCGGCGCCAGCGGCACCTGCGCATCGCTCGCCACCTGCTCCACCTCGGCCCGCAGATCGGGCGTGAGGTCGGCCATCGCCAGAAGCAGCCGCTCGCGCTCGGGCAGATCATCCGACTGCCCGGCGGCGAAGAACAGCCGCGGCAGGGCGCTCTCCACGTAGGGCAGTTGCGCGCCCCTTGTGCGGTCATAGACCTCCTGCTGCACCAGCGTCAGCAC of Oceanicola sp. 502str15 contains these proteins:
- a CDS encoding caspase family protein; protein product: MRLIVLVILCLAALPALAEKRVALVIGNDRYEAMRPLRNAANDADTVGAALEALGFEVAYERNRDKRRMERALEDLEYDGEGADVAVVYFAGHGFEVGGDNRLLPVDGVGESLETLMETSLSLGDIRSRVARIAPVAVVLVDACRVDPFEGATDGRAAIALKAGEAPGFAAVPRAEGTLIGFSTAPGAVALDGEGSNSPFAAALARHLSTTGLEVRSVLTLVQQEVYDRTRGAQLPYVESALPRLFFAAGQSDDLPERERLLLAMADLTPDLRAEVEQVASDAQVPLAPIYGALLAAELADASPTERGEKLAEAARAFNETQAQLRSLSASDGEVAELRDVAESQLSLGDFTGALDTLDKAIARDRASGDALAANLVSRRLSEADTLVLKAGFARTRLDYGEAIDALARASELHVELAGLVTQEEHRRARIDVARELGELRRLTGDGAGALAAFTEMLAAAQVLEAIAPSPEAARFVFLAHMNIGYAHMAGGRFDLAIDSFAEAVVALGRGDSKADPRQHELDLWQAEVAVGDTAMALGGYSAALKTYTRATERIIAVLPERPSEMEDLLNLSASYERLGDAQMAVGKPAEAFETFWKGLELFGDGSRVNAGQARVALQIGRIGTKAGRAALDDLEFTTARAYLERMVEFLRVLYEKDPQVVEVRQRYAAALASLGDAQMRELDHAAATRSLTDAIGLLEPLTALDPGNADYKFELAKARALYATQQSFENEWDSALDLYAEAIAAMDALFELNSANVVWMWDYADMHTARGQLAARRGKPEVALDDYAVAADYSSLLASFQSDSLRSKARHAQNLHRLGDVQIGLGYWEGAAETQNELVQVIRSLTAQELGRPDRRGELAMALMRLAEAETRLNRSDQIETWFADALTLFDAVLADGENYEAAYWGAFTEALWGDFARWSERPEEALRHHREALRRREDLLATGANRYHVEYLVSVSHELIANVLAETGQTAAAIAEHHLAMARRVKLLEEIPQDMGITRALFVSHFQLAELGETPLEHYRAGVKVLDRMEERGALSEEDAGWRDEMRQRIAALEAGKTPENQP